From Vagococcus jeotgali, one genomic window encodes:
- a CDS encoding flotillin family protein yields the protein MSIFVPIGIVVFILLMLLIVFVSKYQTAKPDEALIISGSYLGTKNVHADDQGNKLKIVRGGGAFVLPVFQRSNRLSLLSSKLDVSTPDVYTEQGVPVMADGTSIIKIGSSVEEIATAAEQFLGKTREELENEAREVLEGHLRSILGSMTVEEIYQNRDKFSQSVQEVASVDLAKMGLTIVSFTIKEVRDKNGYLDSLGKPRIAQVKRDAEIAEAEASKETRIKKAQAEKESQEAELRRQTEIAEATKEKELKLATYKQEQDIAKAKADQAYNLETAKAQQHVIEQEMEVKVIERQKQIELEEKEIQRRERQYDSEVKKKADADRYAKEQEALADKASEVAEAEAEKFRIEAMAEANAAQVRLEGQAQAEAITAKGTAEAQAKEKLAEAFKQYGDAAVMSMVIEMLPDLVKEAAQPLGNIEKITVVDTGQGGEGSGANRVTNYATNLLASSQETLKETTGIDVKELLEGFITKNNIDKTE from the coding sequence ATGTCAATATTTGTACCGATTGGGATTGTTGTATTTATTCTATTAATGCTGTTAATTGTGTTTGTTTCCAAATACCAAACAGCTAAGCCAGATGAGGCTCTAATTATTAGCGGGAGTTATTTAGGGACAAAAAATGTCCATGCTGATGATCAAGGAAATAAACTTAAAATAGTTAGAGGTGGTGGAGCATTTGTACTGCCTGTTTTTCAAAGAAGTAATCGCTTAAGTTTATTATCTAGTAAATTAGATGTGTCAACACCAGATGTTTATACCGAACAAGGTGTCCCTGTTATGGCAGATGGTACTTCTATTATTAAAATAGGTTCATCTGTTGAAGAAATCGCAACAGCAGCAGAACAGTTTTTAGGTAAAACGCGTGAAGAGCTTGAAAATGAAGCTCGTGAAGTTCTAGAAGGTCATTTGCGTTCAATTTTAGGTTCAATGACTGTAGAGGAAATTTATCAAAATAGAGATAAGTTTTCCCAAAGTGTTCAAGAGGTAGCAAGTGTGGATTTAGCAAAAATGGGATTAACTATTGTGTCATTTACGATTAAAGAAGTTAGAGATAAAAATGGCTATCTTGATTCATTAGGTAAGCCACGTATTGCCCAAGTAAAACGTGATGCTGAGATTGCAGAGGCTGAAGCAAGTAAAGAAACACGTATTAAAAAAGCCCAAGCAGAAAAAGAGTCTCAAGAAGCAGAATTACGTCGTCAAACAGAGATTGCTGAAGCAACAAAAGAAAAAGAATTGAAACTGGCAACATATAAACAAGAACAAGATATTGCTAAGGCTAAGGCCGATCAAGCTTACAATCTTGAAACTGCTAAAGCACAACAACACGTTATCGAACAAGAGATGGAAGTAAAAGTCATTGAGCGTCAAAAACAAATTGAATTAGAAGAAAAAGAAATTCAACGTCGTGAGCGTCAGTATGATTCAGAAGTGAAGAAAAAAGCTGATGCAGACCGTTATGCTAAAGAACAAGAAGCTCTTGCTGATAAGGCTTCAGAAGTGGCTGAAGCCGAAGCTGAGAAATTTAGAATTGAAGCCATGGCAGAGGCTAACGCTGCCCAAGTTCGTCTTGAAGGACAAGCTCAAGCCGAAGCCATTACAGCCAAAGGTACTGCAGAAGCCCAGGCCAAAGAAAAATTGGCAGAAGCCTTTAAACAATACGGCGATGCAGCTGTTATGAGTATGGTCATCGAGATGTTGCCTGATTTAGTGAAAGAAGCAGCTCAGCCTCTAGGTAATATTGAGAAAATCACTGTTGTAGATACTGGACAAGGTGGGGAAGGTAGCGGTGCTAATCGTGTCACAAATTATGCCACTAACCTGTTAGCTTCTTCCCAGGAAACATTGAAAGAAACAACAGGAATAGATGTAAAAGAGCTCTTAGAAGGTTTTATAACAAAGAATAATATAGATAAGACAGAGTGA
- a CDS encoding AEC family transporter, with amino-acid sequence MTKKGKYSPGANVYIGYFLITVALPGAIINSFQIAKTPELLDMMKQTAIYSVIMIVATLLIGYLLATIFKKKDMIKRLWIVCLTFSNILFIGIPIVGKLYGEVGLVVLVVCNTMTSLFLFTIGIMLLSKSREMRIRTILTTPAILAAIVGFALFMFEIELPVPIVAFNSSLTIMTASLSMIINGSLFAQVKFKELIMDKDNLQFLFVRAIIIPLIFVPILKLFVVNPIVLGVLVLLASMPVGSLNAILAEEYAQKGTKVSQYIALTTVTSMFTLPVIMSLI; translated from the coding sequence TTGACAAAAAAAGGGAAGTATTCACCTGGAGCCAATGTCTATATTGGTTATTTTTTAATTACAGTTGCTCTACCTGGTGCTATTATTAATAGTTTTCAGATAGCTAAGACACCTGAATTACTTGATATGATGAAACAAACAGCTATTTATTCAGTCATTATGATTGTAGCTACTTTATTAATTGGCTACTTACTAGCAACGATTTTTAAAAAGAAAGATATGATTAAGCGGCTGTGGATTGTCTGTTTAACATTTTCTAATATTCTATTTATTGGTATTCCAATTGTTGGTAAACTTTACGGAGAAGTTGGTCTTGTTGTATTAGTTGTATGTAATACGATGACTAGTTTGTTTTTATTTACAATTGGTATTATGTTACTTTCAAAAAGTCGTGAAATGCGTATTAGAACAATTTTAACGACACCTGCTATATTAGCAGCAATTGTTGGGTTTGCTTTATTTATGTTTGAAATTGAATTACCTGTACCTATTGTGGCTTTTAATTCATCTCTAACTATTATGACAGCATCCTTATCTATGATTATTAATGGTAGTTTGTTTGCTCAAGTTAAGTTTAAAGAGTTAATAATGGACAAAGATAACTTACAATTTTTATTTGTTAGAGCTATTATTATTCCTTTAATTTTTGTACCAATCTTAAAACTATTTGTAGTGAATCCGATTGTTTTAGGTGTATTAGTCTTACTAGCCTCTATGCCAGTAGGGTCATTAAATGCTATTTTGGCTGAGGAATACGCTCAAAAAGGAACAAAAGTTTCACAATACATTGCTCTAACAACAGTGACGAGTATGTTTACTTTACCAGTTATTATGAGTTTAATATAA
- a CDS encoding FtsX-like permease family protein: MKKKALWKSTIREIKQSKARFFSILLIILLGVCFYAGIKATGPDMLNTADTYYSDYHLMDTKVVSTYGLEEEDIDLMKQDKSILTVNPAYSLDMDDSKTNEVIRLMSFNSDSQVNQLKVIEGRLPEKSGEVVLDSRVMDLDTYQIGDQLHVDESESENIKPASFEIVGFVNSPMFIDQVSRGNTSVGKGSVDFFAYIPEKDFTMDIYTEAYIRYKDTANLKSYSKAYSTHYEKDEKKLKDVLKNQSAKKYDVIRKEAQEKIDDGTKDVTAGEKELRDARALIKDKEDELVQSQEQLKQAESLGMPISDEQKSALSEGQDAINSEKDKIKKEETKLVDAKKELSESQKELDDLEMAEFLYFSRDDNPAYSEFQDNADRISSIATVFPVFFFLIAALISLTTMTRMVDEKRGEIGTLKALGYTNKEISQKYIVYSTLASIIGSILGLVIGYYVFPTVIFDAYGSLYNLPSVIITYYPSYTIQSIIVALLCTLLASLMVLRVDLLSTPSVLMRPKAPKPGKRILLERWKWLWSKFNFNQKVTARNLFRYKQRMLMTVLGIAGCMAMIVTGFGLKDSIGDIVGLQFDKIWHYDATVVFNNKATDEDKKEYADTKENDERIVNSIDLSQTTMTVVRDGFTSRDVTVDVPKEIKRINEFILFNDRKSGETFELADDGAIINEKLANFFDLKEGDELAIRNGDNQEVVVKVSHIIENYAMHFVYMTPSYYEKVFKEKPEYNVELLQFGDVLTEDEENQLASELMASDYAANVSFTSQIGKAMDDTMGSLNIVVWVLIVSAALLAFIVLYNLTNINISERIRELSTIKVLGFYDREVTMYVYRENNILTAMGIILGYGLGMLLHRFVLKTAEVDMVMFPITIHLSSYVYSTLLTILFSSIVMFFMHRKLKHVDMIEALKSTE; this comes from the coding sequence ATGAAGAAAAAAGCACTATGGAAGTCAACCATTAGAGAAATCAAGCAATCTAAAGCCCGATTTTTCTCGATTCTTTTAATTATTTTATTAGGTGTTTGTTTTTACGCAGGTATTAAGGCTACTGGTCCTGACATGCTCAATACTGCAGATACTTATTATTCTGACTATCATTTAATGGATACAAAAGTTGTTTCAACTTACGGGCTTGAAGAGGAAGATATTGACTTAATGAAGCAAGATAAGTCGATTTTAACAGTTAATCCAGCTTATAGTTTAGATATGGATGACTCTAAAACCAATGAAGTGATTCGTCTAATGTCCTTTAACTCAGATAGCCAAGTAAATCAACTTAAAGTAATTGAAGGACGCTTACCTGAGAAAAGTGGTGAGGTCGTCTTAGATAGTCGTGTAATGGATTTAGATACTTATCAAATTGGCGATCAGCTTCATGTTGATGAGAGTGAGTCAGAAAATATTAAACCAGCATCATTTGAAATTGTTGGTTTTGTGAATAGCCCGATGTTTATCGATCAAGTTAGTCGTGGAAACACGTCTGTTGGAAAAGGCTCAGTAGATTTTTTTGCCTATATTCCAGAAAAAGATTTTACAATGGATATTTATACAGAAGCGTACATTCGCTATAAAGATACAGCAAATTTAAAGAGTTATAGTAAGGCGTATTCAACCCATTATGAAAAAGATGAAAAAAAATTAAAAGATGTGTTGAAAAACCAGTCAGCTAAAAAGTATGACGTTATTAGAAAAGAAGCTCAAGAAAAAATTGATGATGGTACAAAAGATGTGACGGCTGGTGAAAAAGAATTAAGAGATGCTAGGGCACTCATTAAAGACAAGGAAGATGAATTAGTTCAAAGTCAAGAGCAGTTAAAACAAGCTGAATCATTAGGAATGCCTATATCTGATGAGCAAAAGTCAGCTCTTTCTGAAGGTCAAGATGCAATAAATTCTGAAAAAGATAAAATAAAAAAAGAAGAAACGAAGTTAGTAGATGCCAAAAAAGAACTAAGTGAGAGTCAAAAGGAATTAGATGATTTAGAAATGGCGGAATTTTTATATTTTTCAAGAGATGATAACCCAGCTTATTCAGAATTCCAAGATAATGCTGATCGTATCTCTTCAATTGCGACAGTATTTCCAGTATTCTTTTTCTTAATCGCTGCCTTGATTTCGTTAACTACTATGACGAGAATGGTAGATGAAAAACGAGGAGAGATTGGAACACTAAAAGCATTAGGTTATACCAATAAAGAAATATCACAAAAATACATTGTCTACTCGACATTAGCTAGTATAATTGGAAGTATTTTAGGTTTAGTTATTGGGTATTATGTGTTCCCAACTGTTATTTTTGATGCTTATGGTAGTTTGTATAACTTGCCTTCAGTTATCATCACTTATTACCCAAGTTATACGATTCAATCTATTATTGTAGCACTTTTATGTACGTTACTTGCCTCACTTATGGTATTACGAGTAGATTTACTTAGCACACCATCTGTTTTAATGAGACCAAAAGCACCAAAACCAGGCAAACGAATTTTACTTGAGAGATGGAAATGGCTTTGGTCTAAGTTTAATTTCAATCAAAAGGTGACTGCTAGAAACTTATTTAGATATAAACAACGCATGTTAATGACCGTCTTAGGGATTGCTGGTTGTATGGCTATGATTGTCACAGGATTTGGCTTGAAAGATTCGATTGGTGACATTGTAGGTTTGCAGTTCGATAAAATTTGGCATTATGATGCTACTGTGGTATTTAATAATAAGGCAACAGATGAAGATAAGAAAGAATATGCTGATACAAAAGAAAATGATGAGCGTATTGTTAATAGTATCGACTTGTCACAAACAACTATGACAGTAGTAAGAGATGGTTTTACTAGTCGTGATGTGACTGTAGATGTTCCAAAAGAGATAAAACGTATAAATGAATTTATTTTATTTAATGACCGAAAATCAGGAGAGACGTTTGAATTAGCAGATGATGGTGCTATTATCAATGAGAAATTAGCTAACTTTTTTGATCTTAAAGAAGGAGATGAGTTAGCTATTCGTAATGGTGACAATCAAGAGGTAGTTGTTAAAGTGAGTCATATTATTGAAAATTATGCTATGCATTTTGTTTATATGACACCTTCATACTATGAAAAAGTATTTAAAGAAAAACCTGAATATAATGTGGAATTACTTCAATTTGGTGATGTTTTGACAGAGGATGAGGAAAACCAACTAGCTAGTGAATTAATGGCTAGTGATTACGCAGCAAATGTATCATTTACAAGTCAAATAGGAAAAGCGATGGATGACACTATGGGGAGTTTGAATATTGTCGTTTGGGTATTAATTGTCTCAGCAGCCTTATTAGCATTTATTGTCTTGTATAATTTGACAAATATTAATATTTCAGAGCGTATTAGGGAGCTATCAACAATTAAAGTGTTAGGGTTTTATGATAGAGAGGTTACGATGTATGTGTACCGTGAAAATAATATTTTAACGGCCATGGGTATTATACTTGGTTACGGGCTGGGTATGTTACTTCATAGGTTTGTTCTTAAAACAGCTGAAGTAGATATGGTGATGTTCCCGATTACCATTCATTTATCTAGTTATGTTTACTCAACACTGCTGACGATTCTATTTTCTAGTATTGTTATGTTTTTCATGCATAGGAAATTAAAGCATGTGGATATGATTGAGGCTTTAAAATCAACAGAATAA
- a CDS encoding NAD(P)/FAD-dependent oxidoreductase, with amino-acid sequence MKIVIVGASFSGVSCAVEARKNFPNDEIVLIDKQPDIGYIPSGLSLVLKGAIPSLEDAYFINQKELEQIGITLCLDTCVTEFQLANHLLITNHGEVTFDKLVLATGSSQVPKNLDMSDKEGLTFKDKETSAVTLNKIQQSKDVIVIGAGQAGLELSDALIQAGKVVEVIETMNYPLYKYFDKDFLQPFINELKEEPSLKIYFEETINTLSEQEVIASNLKKHKGQGVPVILATSVRPNLAIFKKQLQLTTEQTIYVDKYLRTSQPDVFAIGDLIQVPSSVLPMPTYVPLINTAVQTGITCAKNLKKAIKPLQPVCQTVGTHLFGSYLGSCGLLEAESFVYPGDVASYTYEMNVSFTSKDVIRKKILYDANSFVLLGVQLLSSQPVADKINQYALMINQKMVLSNIEWQEKIYHPEFTYLKPDLYINKKRVSDDYEI; translated from the coding sequence ATGAAAATAGTCATTGTAGGGGCTTCCTTTTCAGGGGTATCTTGTGCTGTAGAAGCTAGGAAGAATTTTCCAAATGATGAGATTGTATTAATTGATAAACAACCTGATATTGGCTATATTCCTAGTGGTTTGAGTTTAGTATTAAAGGGGGCTATTCCTTCTTTAGAAGATGCTTATTTTATAAATCAAAAGGAATTAGAACAAATAGGAATTACTTTATGCTTAGATACTTGTGTCACAGAGTTTCAATTAGCTAACCATTTGCTTATCACAAATCATGGTGAAGTAACATTTGACAAGCTAGTACTTGCTACTGGATCAAGTCAGGTACCTAAAAATTTAGACATGTCTGATAAAGAAGGGTTAACTTTTAAAGACAAGGAGACTAGTGCTGTTACGTTAAATAAGATTCAGCAGTCTAAAGATGTCATTGTGATTGGGGCAGGTCAGGCAGGGCTAGAGCTGAGTGATGCTTTAATTCAAGCAGGTAAGGTAGTTGAGGTTATTGAGACGATGAATTATCCTTTGTACAAATATTTTGATAAAGATTTTCTACAGCCATTTATTAACGAGCTAAAAGAGGAGCCATCATTAAAGATATATTTTGAAGAAACAATAAACACGCTTAGTGAACAAGAAGTGATAGCTTCGAATCTTAAAAAGCATAAAGGCCAAGGTGTTCCTGTGATATTAGCCACTAGTGTACGGCCTAATTTAGCTATTTTTAAAAAGCAATTGCAACTCACAACAGAACAAACTATTTATGTGGATAAATATTTAAGAACATCACAACCAGATGTTTTTGCCATTGGGGATTTAATTCAAGTCCCATCTAGCGTATTACCTATGCCTACCTACGTGCCACTTATTAATACAGCGGTTCAAACAGGAATAACTTGTGCTAAAAATTTAAAAAAAGCTATAAAACCACTTCAACCTGTTTGCCAAACAGTAGGAACTCATTTATTTGGAAGTTATCTTGGTAGTTGTGGGTTGCTTGAAGCAGAATCGTTTGTTTATCCAGGTGATGTGGCAAGTTATACATATGAGATGAATGTCTCTTTTACAAGTAAAGATGTTATCAGAAAAAAAATACTATATGATGCTAATTCTTTTGTTTTACTAGGCGTTCAGCTTTTATCATCTCAACCTGTTGCAGATAAAATTAATCAATACGCATTAATGATTAACCAAAAAATGGTGCTATCAAATATTGAGTGGCAAGAAAAAATATACCATCCAGAGTTCACATACTTAAAACCAGATTTATATATCAATAAGAAAAGGGTATCTGATGACTATGAGATATGA